TTCCGGCGACAAGTAAGCCCCCAATCACGCCCATTAAAGGCATCCAAAGCCCCAAAAGCACCAAAATGCCTAGGATCATGATCGTAATCCCTAAACCTTCAGCCACTAAATAAGTGCGGTTTTCTTTATGCCATTCTTTGTTTTCAATGATTTTAGGGTTATCTTGCATTTCTTCTTGCATGGATTGGGATTCAGACATTTTGTGTTGTTTGTATGCGGGCTTTTCAAATTTATACATGAAAGAAAAGAAAGGGGAATTAGCCACAAAAGGAGCGATCCCTTCGGCTTCATACGGCACAAACTTAAGCCCTCCAATCCAAATAAAAATGATGAAAATAGCTATATGCATCAAATAGCCGCCTAGATTCTGGAGTTTTGTAATCACTTCAAGCAATGATTTTAACGCTTGCATGGTTTTATTCCTTTAGGATATTTTTTATATTGCTAAAAACAGCTCGCAAATGATAGCGCATTATGTTTAATTACGACAAAATCATTACCATTATAAGAAATAATGATCAAAAACACCCATTTTCAAAAACCCTCATGCCTAAAACACTCATGCCAATATAACGAACCGCGCCTTTATAAAAAATTCCATCATTTTTTAAAGAAAGCTCTAAAGATTCGTTACTTTTAGGGATGAGAGTGGCTTTTTTAGGCGTGTTATAAAAAATGCGTGCGGCGATAAAAACCGCTGCCATGCCTGTCCCGCAAGCTAGCGTGAAATCTTCAACCCCTCTTTCATAAGTTTGTAAAAAAATCGTCTCTTTATTTTCTATAAAAGCGATATTAATGTTAGCGTTAAATTCATGCCTTAAAGCCCTTAATTCCAGCGTGTTAAGGGAATTTAACCACTCTTTATTTTTCACAAACCCCACTAAATGCGGCACTCCTGTATTGATGAGATAGAACATAGGGATATTTTCTAAAACGCTGTTATTAGTAAAAAATTTTTTGCATCTTAAATTGGGTATGGTGTCTAGGATTTCGTAGTTACCGAGATTGCTCTCTACGATGTTGGGTTCTTCTATACGGATAGAAATCTCTCTTTTTCCGGCTAAAAAAACATGCTCTTTAGGGGCTATATTATGCTGGTAGGCAAATAACCCCACGCAACGGCTCGCATTCCCACACATGCCAGCTTTAGAGCCGTCTGAATTGTAAAAATCCCATTCGTAGTCATAATCTTTACTTGGTAAGACGACCACAAGCCCATCAGCCCCAAAACCCTCATGCCTATGGCACACCTGTTGGGCTAAATTGGAAAAATCTTTTTTTTTGAAACTTTGAGCGATTAAAAAATCATTCCCGCTCCCTGAATATTTGTAAAACACCATTAATGCAAGCCTTTTTGATTTTAATTATAAGTTAAAAGAGGTTTTTTATCCTTAAAAGAGCGTTTTTTAGCTAACATTTGATAATTTTTGGTTCAGTTTAATGGGGATAATTTCATGAAAGCTCAGTATTTCTTTTGGATTCTTTTTTTGATTGGTTTTTATTGGATGATCTATTTGTATCAAGATTTTTTAATGGATGCATTGATCGCTGGGCTTTTGTGCGTGGGGTTTTTTCAAGTGAAAGTTTTTTTAGATAAGCGTTTTTTCAATGTTGTCAGTTCGTTTTTATGCGTTTTAATTTTAGCGAGCGTTTTGATCGTGCCGTTATATTTTATTGTTTATAAAAGTTCTAATATCATTTTTGAAATCAATTTTGAAAAATTTTCAGCCCTAATCAAATGGCTTAAGGGGACAATCACCGAAAATTTGTCGCATTTTCCTGCCATTCATGATGGAGTGAGCAAGTTTTTAGAAAATTTTAGCGCCGCTTCCATCACGGGTTATTTGTTGAAAATAAGCAGCTATGTGGGAAGATACAGCTTGAAACTCATTACAGACGCTTTGTTTATCTTGGGGCTGTTGTTTTTCTTTTTTTATTACGGGGAGAGATTTTATCGTTATTTTTTAGGGGTCTTGCCTCTTGGAATGAATCAAAGCAAAAAGATTTTTGAAGAAGTGGCTGGGATTTTACGCATCGTGCTTTTAACTTCTCTCATCACGGTTATTTTAGAGGGCGTGGCGTTTGGGGTGATGATCGTATGGTTTGGGCATGACGGCTGGTCTTTAGGGATTTTATACGGCCTAGCGTCTTTGGTGCCGGCTGTTGGGGGGGCTTTGATTTGGATCCCTATAGCGATTTATGAGCTTTATCATGGGAATGTGAATGAGGCTATTTTTATCGCTTTGTATTCCATTTTATTGATTAGCGTGTTGATTGATAGCGTGATCAAGCCAATTTTAATCGTCTTCATCAAAAAAAGAATCTTTAAAACCACCCTTAAAATCAATGAAATGTTGATTTTCTTTTCTATGATTGCTGGGATTTCACAATTTGGTTTTTGGGGGATCATTGTAGGGCCTACTATCACGGCGTTTTTTATTGCGTTATTGCGATTGTATGAAAATTACTTTATCCAAAACGATCAAAAAGCATGCGAATGATATAAGCCCTATGGCTCAAAACGAAATTTTTAAAAATGATATATAAGAGTGAGTTATAGAAATAACCATTCTTATGAAGAATTTTCAAACACCTCATTCAATGCGAACGCAAATTTAAACCCATATCTTAATAGATACAAATTTTATTTTTTATAACGAATGAGAGGGTAGGAACAGTTTTTGCATAAAAGTTCTAGTGTTTCGCCCTTTAAAAAATGGGTTTTGATGGCCATAGCTTTTTGACTCTTTAAAACATCTTTTAAGGGCGTATGGTTTAAATCGCCAAGGTTGATATGAGCTTGCGTGTCCATGCAGCACGGCACGACAACGCCATTAGATAAAATAGCGACTTGCTTGATCAAGCCGTAACAATAGGGGATTTTTGATTCTTGGTTTAAAGGATTTGGGGCGTTCAAATTCGGCCATTTAAAGGTCTTTTGGATATTCAAAAAACTTTTTTTAAACAAACGAACGCGGCCTTGCGATTTTAAACCCTCTAAAGAAACGCATTCAAAGCTTTCTAAAAAAGGCTTGATCAAATTCTGGTGTTTGTCAAGGGTGCTGTCTTGAATGCGTAAATTCAAAAACACTTCGCTATTTTTTTCAAATTTATAGTGGCAAAATTCTAAAATTTTTTGGATATAGCGGTGCTGGTTGATTTTGTTATGATTGTCTAGCCCCGCGTCTAAAGAAATAGAGATTTGATAGATCACATCTTGTAAAAGCGTCTCAAAATCGTGCAAATACACCCCGCTAGTAACCAAATCCACTTTCAAAGAAAAGCGTTTAGCGGTGCTTAAATAGCGGTTTAAATTTTTGAGCTTGCAAGGATCGCCTAAGACATGCAAGGTGATCATTTGGGTTAAGGGGGCCACTTCTTTACAAACTTTTTCAAATAATTCTAAAGGCATCACGCCTCTGATATTTTTAGGGTTAGGGCAAAAACTGCATTGCAACCCGCAAATATCGCTTAACTCTATATAGATTTTTTTAAAAAGTTTCTTGTTGGGTGTCAATTCTTATGAGAAACTAGCAATAAGACAGACTAGACATTGAAGCGAAAATGCAACACATCGCCATCTTGAACGATATAATCCTTACCTTCAATGCGTAACGCTCCCTTTTCTTTCGCGCCGGCTTCGCCATTATAAGCGATAAAGTCATCATAACTGATGGTTTCAGCTCTGATAAAGCCTTTTTCAAAATCCTTATGGATCACCCCAGCAGCCATAGGCGCACTAGAGCCTTTTTTAATCGTCCATGATCGCACTTCCTTGACTCCAGCGGTAAAATAATTGATCAAGCCTAATTCCTTAAAACTCAAACGAATGGTTTTTTCTAGCCCGCTTTCTTCTACGCCCAAACTTTGCAAAAATTCTTTGACTTCATCTCCACTCATAGAAACCATTTCTTCTTCCAATTTAGCGCACAAGGCAACAAACTCGCTATTTTGGGCTTTCGCATGGTTTTTGACTTTTTTGGCATGCTCATTGAGAGCACTTAAATCTTCTTCGCCCACATTAGCGACATAGATCATTTTTTTATGAGATAAAAAACGCAATTCCTTGTCCAATTCTAAAAAAGCCTCGCTTGTATTCAAGGGAAAAGTTTTCGCCGGCTTTAATTCTTCTAAATGCGTTTTTAAACTCAAAGCACATTCTAAAAGATTTTTAGCGTCTTTTGAGCTTTTTAGGGCTTTTTGCAAGCGATCGATCCTTTTGTCTAAAGTGGCAATATCCGCTAAAATCAACTCCAATTCAATGGTCTCTATATCATTTAGGGGATCAATTTTATCGTTCACATGCGTGATATTGTCATCTTCAAAACAGCGCACCACTTGCAAGATCACTTCGCATTCCTTGATATTGGCTAAAAACTGATTGCCTAAACCCTCCCCCTTGCTCGCTCCCTTAATCAATCCGGCAATATCCACAAATTCCACCACAGAATGCAAAATGCGTTCAGGCTTTACGATTTGAGCCAACGCATCAAGCCGCCTATCAGGCACATTCACAATGGCTTTATTGGGTTCAATGGTGCAAAAAGGGTAGTTCGCGCTCTCTGCGTTTTGGGTTTTAGTGAGCGCGTTAAAGGTGCTGGATTTGCCCACATTAGGCAAACCCACAATGCCTACAGACAAGCCCATTTCAAGCCTTTTTCAAAAGCTCTTCCACAAAAGCTGTGCATGCTCTCACGCCGGCCCCACTCGCTCCAAAGCTATTCACATCCCATTCTTTTTCCACATAAGCAGGACCTGCAATGTCAATGTGCAGCCATTTGTCTTTAAATTCATCTCTAATAAATTCATTTAAAAACAAGCCCGCTGTGATCGCACCGCCATAGCGTGAAGAAGAAATATTGCACACATCAGCGATTTTAGATTCAATCAATTTCTTTAAATGGCGGTTAAAGGGGAGTTTGGCTAATAATTCGCCGGATTCTAACCCTGAAGTTTCAAAGAGGTTTTTTAACTCTTCATTATGCCCCATGATCGCTGAAGTGAATTCGCCTAAGCCTACAACGC
This is a stretch of genomic DNA from Helicobacter pylori. It encodes these proteins:
- a CDS encoding DUF417 domain-containing protein — encoded protein: MQALKSLLEVITKLQNLGGYLMHIAIFIIFIWIGGLKFVPYEAEGIAPFVANSPFFSFMYKFEKPAYKQHKMSESQSMQEEMQDNPKIIENKEWHKENRTYLVAEGLGITIMILGILVLLGLWMPLMGVIGGLLVAGMTITTLSFLFTTPEVFVNQHFPWLSGAGRLVVKDLALFAGGLFVAGFDAKRYLEGKGLCLMDRSSVGIKTKCSSGCCS
- a CDS encoding diaminopimelate epimerase, whose protein sequence is MVFYKYSGSGNDFLIAQSFKKKDFSNLAQQVCHRHEGFGADGLVVVLPSKDYDYEWDFYNSDGSKAGMCGNASRCVGLFAYQHNIAPKEHVFLAGKREISIRIEEPNIVESNLGNYEILDTIPNLRCKKFFTNNSVLENIPMFYLINTGVPHLVGFVKNKEWLNSLNTLELRALRHEFNANINIAFIENKETIFLQTYERGVEDFTLACGTGMAAVFIAARIFYNTPKKATLIPKSNESLELSLKNDGIFYKGAVRYIGMSVLGMRVFENGCF
- a CDS encoding AI-2E family transporter, with amino-acid sequence MKAQYFFWILFLIGFYWMIYLYQDFLMDALIAGLLCVGFFQVKVFLDKRFFNVVSSFLCVLILASVLIVPLYFIVYKSSNIIFEINFEKFSALIKWLKGTITENLSHFPAIHDGVSKFLENFSAASITGYLLKISSYVGRYSLKLITDALFILGLLFFFFYYGERFYRYFLGVLPLGMNQSKKIFEEVAGILRIVLLTSLITVILEGVAFGVMIVWFGHDGWSLGILYGLASLVPAVGGALIWIPIAIYELYHGNVNEAIFIALYSILLISVLIDSVIKPILIVFIKKRIFKTTLKINEMLIFFSMIAGISQFGFWGIIVGPTITAFFIALLRLYENYFIQNDQKACE
- a CDS encoding radical SAM/SPASM domain-containing protein, with amino-acid sequence MPLELFEKVCKEVAPLTQMITLHVLGDPCKLKNLNRYLSTAKRFSLKVDLVTSGVYLHDFETLLQDVIYQISISLDAGLDNHNKINQHRYIQKILEFCHYKFEKNSEVFLNLRIQDSTLDKHQNLIKPFLESFECVSLEGLKSQGRVRLFKKSFLNIQKTFKWPNLNAPNPLNQESKIPYCYGLIKQVAILSNGVVVPCCMDTQAHINLGDLNHTPLKDVLKSQKAMAIKTHFLKGETLELLCKNCSYPLIRYKK
- the ychF gene encoding redox-regulated ATPase YchF, translating into MGLSVGIVGLPNVGKSSTFNALTKTQNAESANYPFCTIEPNKAIVNVPDRRLDALAQIVKPERILHSVVEFVDIAGLIKGASKGEGLGNQFLANIKECEVILQVVRCFEDDNITHVNDKIDPLNDIETIELELILADIATLDKRIDRLQKALKSSKDAKNLLECALSLKTHLEELKPAKTFPLNTSEAFLELDKELRFLSHKKMIYVANVGEEDLSALNEHAKKVKNHAKAQNSEFVALCAKLEEEMVSMSGDEVKEFLQSLGVEESGLEKTIRLSFKELGLINYFTAGVKEVRSWTIKKGSSAPMAAGVIHKDFEKGFIRAETISYDDFIAYNGEAGAKEKGALRIEGKDYIVQDGDVLHFRFNV